In one Pseudarthrobacter oxydans genomic region, the following are encoded:
- a CDS encoding MFS transporter — protein MSAAATGAPVLETGTHSARPGITKMQKRVLSGGSIGQFIEFYDFTLYGLTAVIFSQLFFPGTNPVAAMLATFATFGVAFVVRPIGGLFFGALGDRIGRRRVLTITLVAIGGATALMGMLPTYGQIGAWAPALLVLCRLVQGFSAGGESVGAPSFVFEHAPVKSRGFWLNITIAATALPSVVAGTLILILSRSMANEDFMAWGWRIPFLLALPLALFGVWIRSRTVESDAFNEAQASRTKEFSPVREAFRENKLRMVQVIFVMGLTAMGFYFLSAYFVSYVQTSGGLSREQSLMVNAAALALYAVLLPLGGRVGDRFGRRPMLIGGSAVLALVSVPCFMLVTSGSLPLALLGQSLFVVALCIYGGGCYTFFVEIFTTKTRFTSAAISYNGAYALFGGTAPFIGTALVGGSGVPHAPGFYMAAAAAVVLLLVLFTKVPETRGRMG, from the coding sequence TTGAGCGCAGCAGCAACCGGTGCTCCCGTCCTTGAAACCGGCACCCACAGCGCTCGCCCGGGCATCACCAAGATGCAGAAGCGCGTGCTGTCCGGCGGCAGCATCGGGCAGTTCATCGAGTTTTACGACTTCACCCTCTACGGCCTCACCGCGGTGATTTTCTCGCAGCTGTTCTTCCCCGGCACTAACCCGGTAGCGGCTATGCTCGCCACCTTCGCCACTTTCGGCGTCGCCTTTGTAGTCCGGCCCATCGGCGGCCTGTTCTTCGGCGCCCTCGGTGACAGGATCGGCCGGCGCCGGGTCCTCACCATCACCCTCGTCGCCATTGGCGGGGCCACCGCCCTCATGGGCATGCTGCCCACCTACGGCCAGATCGGTGCCTGGGCGCCGGCGCTGCTGGTGCTCTGCCGCCTCGTCCAGGGCTTCTCGGCCGGCGGCGAGTCCGTGGGCGCGCCGTCGTTCGTCTTCGAGCACGCCCCCGTCAAGAGCCGCGGCTTCTGGCTCAACATCACTATCGCCGCCACCGCGCTGCCTTCCGTAGTTGCCGGGACCCTGATCCTGATCCTCAGCAGGTCCATGGCCAACGAGGACTTCATGGCCTGGGGCTGGCGCATTCCGTTCCTGCTGGCACTGCCGCTTGCGCTGTTCGGGGTCTGGATTCGGAGCCGCACCGTGGAGAGCGATGCCTTCAATGAGGCCCAGGCCAGCCGGACCAAGGAGTTCAGCCCCGTCCGCGAAGCCTTCCGGGAGAACAAACTGCGGATGGTCCAGGTCATCTTCGTCATGGGCCTGACGGCGATGGGTTTCTACTTCCTCTCCGCCTACTTCGTGTCCTACGTACAGACGTCGGGCGGGCTCAGCCGCGAACAGTCCCTGATGGTCAACGCTGCCGCGCTGGCGCTCTACGCCGTGCTGCTCCCCTTGGGCGGCCGCGTTGGCGACCGCTTCGGCCGAAGGCCGATGCTGATCGGCGGCTCCGCCGTCCTGGCACTGGTGTCCGTGCCGTGCTTCATGCTGGTGACCAGCGGCAGTCTGCCACTCGCGCTTCTGGGCCAGTCTCTGTTCGTTGTGGCGCTGTGCATTTACGGCGGCGGCTGCTACACGTTTTTCGTAGAGATCTTCACCACCAAGACCAGGTTCACCTCGGCGGCCATCAGCTACAACGGCGCCTACGCGCTGTTCGGCGGCACCGCACCCTTCATCGGCACCGCCCTTGTGGGAGGCAGCGGAGTACCGCACGCGCCGGGCTTTTACATGGCAGCCGCGGCCGCCGTCGTACTCCTCCTGGTGCTGTTCACCAAGGTGCCGGAGACGCGTGGCCGGATGGGCTAG
- a CDS encoding LysR family transcriptional regulator produces MAKPFTLTQLRYFSVVAELENMTAAAERLLVTQSTLSTAIAQLESSLSTQLFVRLHTRGLRLTPSGRHLAQDIKVLLEHADSLYESARGLAAGLVGELKVGVFAPLAPFRLPAILQTFEVQHPGVEVSFLEADLATLQSALLDGQCDVALMYGLGLGRGFTYKVLDRVPPHVLVHAAHPAAARPNRSIALKDLDGEPSVVLDLPHSREYYEQLYALAGVVPNVRHRFAGYETVRSFVAKGHGYAMLNQRLNNDMTYSGGKVVVLALTDNFPPIEVMLVRPEGVQPTRRTLAFEETCRRVYGSAGPLTESIE; encoded by the coding sequence ATGGCCAAGCCATTCACCCTCACGCAGCTGCGCTATTTCTCCGTGGTTGCCGAGCTCGAAAACATGACGGCAGCCGCCGAACGGCTGCTGGTGACGCAATCCACGCTATCCACGGCGATCGCCCAACTTGAGTCAAGCCTTTCCACCCAGCTCTTCGTACGGCTGCACACCCGCGGGTTGCGCCTCACACCCTCCGGCAGGCACCTTGCCCAGGACATCAAAGTGCTGCTGGAGCACGCGGATTCCCTGTATGAGTCTGCCCGCGGGCTTGCGGCCGGCCTGGTGGGTGAACTGAAAGTCGGTGTGTTCGCGCCGCTGGCACCGTTCCGTCTCCCTGCAATCTTGCAAACCTTCGAGGTGCAGCATCCTGGAGTGGAGGTATCCTTCCTGGAGGCCGACCTCGCCACCCTCCAAAGCGCCCTGCTGGACGGCCAATGCGATGTCGCGCTCATGTACGGCCTGGGCTTGGGCCGAGGTTTCACCTACAAAGTCCTGGACCGCGTTCCTCCCCATGTCCTGGTGCACGCAGCGCACCCGGCTGCCGCGCGCCCGAACCGGAGCATTGCGCTCAAGGACCTCGACGGCGAACCTTCCGTGGTGCTGGACCTTCCCCACAGCCGCGAGTACTACGAGCAGCTCTACGCGCTGGCCGGCGTCGTCCCCAACGTCCGGCACCGCTTTGCCGGGTATGAAACGGTGCGGTCATTCGTGGCGAAAGGCCATGGCTACGCCATGCTTAACCAGCGGTTGAACAACGACATGACCTATTCCGGCGGGAAGGTGGTGGTGCTGGCACTGACGGACAACTTTCCGCCCATCGAGGTGATGCTGGTCCGGCCCGAAGGGGTGCAGCCGACGCGCCGGACTTTGGCATTCGAGGAAACGTGCCGCCGGGTATACGGATCGGCAGGACCATTGACGGAATCTATCGAGTAG
- a CDS encoding PucR family transcriptional regulator ligand-binding domain-containing protein: MLPSVRDVLALPVLQNGALQLLGSSSRLDLPVRWVHVSEVLDISGLLAGGELVLTTGLELEKEPGLTASFVASLEQAGAAGLVVELTGKRERSLAALRRAAQGTTLPVAVVQRRVRFVQVTEVVHRMIVAEQLERVEHARDVHEAFTLLSLENAGTELVVEKAAELIGAPVVLEDLSHLVLAFSAAGHPATELLEDWERRSRTTPSPAGTARAGAEDWLQTRVGLQRQLWGRLVVPFGVDDDGLAGMVLERAAQALAINRLAERDRRELSQQAQAGLLNTLRQPRGLDEAEALVRAGALGLKRSPLYVPVVFRSVGRQAPAPPGPGSRTGSSTRDPLAGQEEERVLLEQLGRALKSISGTALTASIHSGSVGMILALPAKQLEDPTLHRLANALDRQPDSVSPGWNIGVGQVRSTLLDAAAGIDEAAHVAETSATLRGARKPFYRATDVRLRGLLALLRNDPRVQQFVESELEGVLQAEAHGQGGHLDLLAQYLDSGGNKAAMARSGYLSRPTLYARLARLEELLGLDLEDAESRTSLHVALLVHRLRTV, encoded by the coding sequence ATGCTCCCCTCGGTTCGTGACGTCCTTGCGTTGCCTGTGCTTCAGAACGGCGCCCTCCAGCTCCTGGGCAGTTCCAGCCGGTTGGACCTTCCTGTCCGCTGGGTGCACGTCAGCGAAGTGCTGGACATTTCCGGCCTGCTTGCCGGCGGGGAACTGGTCCTCACTACCGGCCTGGAATTGGAAAAGGAACCCGGGCTGACAGCCTCATTTGTGGCGTCGCTGGAACAGGCGGGAGCCGCCGGCCTCGTCGTCGAACTCACCGGCAAGCGTGAGCGCAGCCTGGCCGCGCTGCGGAGGGCGGCGCAAGGGACCACCCTGCCGGTTGCCGTGGTGCAGCGGCGGGTCCGCTTCGTCCAGGTCACGGAGGTGGTGCACCGGATGATTGTTGCCGAACAGCTGGAACGAGTGGAACACGCGCGCGACGTCCACGAGGCTTTCACGCTCCTGAGCCTGGAAAATGCCGGGACGGAGCTGGTGGTGGAAAAGGCGGCTGAGTTGATCGGCGCTCCGGTGGTCCTGGAGGACCTGTCCCACCTGGTCCTTGCCTTTTCGGCCGCAGGCCACCCGGCAACCGAGCTGCTGGAGGACTGGGAACGGCGGTCCCGCACAACCCCCTCGCCGGCCGGAACGGCGCGCGCGGGAGCCGAGGACTGGCTGCAGACTCGGGTGGGACTGCAGCGGCAGCTTTGGGGAAGGCTGGTAGTTCCGTTCGGAGTGGACGATGACGGCCTGGCGGGGATGGTGCTCGAGCGTGCGGCACAGGCGCTGGCGATTAACCGGCTCGCCGAAAGGGACCGGCGGGAACTTAGCCAGCAGGCGCAGGCGGGCCTGCTCAATACGCTCCGCCAGCCGCGCGGCCTCGATGAAGCCGAGGCACTGGTCCGGGCAGGAGCCCTGGGCTTGAAACGTTCCCCGCTGTATGTCCCCGTGGTGTTCCGTAGCGTCGGCCGGCAGGCACCTGCCCCGCCGGGGCCAGGATCAAGGACCGGTTCATCGACCCGCGACCCGCTTGCCGGCCAGGAGGAGGAGCGGGTTCTCCTTGAGCAGCTGGGCCGCGCCCTCAAGTCCATTTCCGGCACAGCCCTGACAGCCAGCATCCACTCCGGGTCGGTGGGGATGATCCTCGCCTTGCCGGCGAAGCAGTTGGAAGACCCTACGCTGCACCGCCTGGCCAATGCCCTCGACCGCCAGCCGGACAGCGTCTCACCGGGGTGGAACATCGGCGTGGGCCAGGTACGTTCAACGCTGCTTGATGCAGCGGCCGGGATTGATGAGGCAGCGCATGTCGCGGAAACCTCAGCCACCCTGCGCGGTGCCCGGAAACCTTTCTACCGGGCAACGGACGTGCGCCTGCGTGGGCTGCTCGCACTCCTGCGGAATGACCCGCGCGTCCAGCAGTTCGTGGAATCCGAGCTGGAGGGCGTGCTGCAGGCCGAAGCGCATGGCCAGGGAGGGCACCTGGACCTTCTGGCGCAGTACCTTGACTCGGGCGGCAACAAGGCAGCCATGGCACGCAGCGGCTATCTCAGCAGGCCCACCCTGTATGCCCGGTTGGCGCGACTCGAGGAGCTCCTGGGCCTGGACCTGGAGGATGCCGAATCCCGCACTTCACTGCACGTGGCGCTGCTCGTCCACAGGCTTCGGACGGTCTGA
- a CDS encoding CoA-acylating methylmalonate-semialdehyde dehydrogenase — protein sequence MNIIEHWINGSYVPVGDHTAPVTNPATGKVTGQVALATSEECDAAVAAAKAAFPAWRDTSLARRTQILFAFRELLNSRKGELAAIITSEHGKVLDDALGEVTRGQEVVEFACGIPHLLKGSYTENASTSVDVHSIRQALGPVAIISPFNFPAMVPMWFFPLAIAAGNTVIIKPSEKDPTAVNWMAELWKEAGLPAGVFNVLHGDKVAVDGLLNHPDVKAVSFVGSTPIAKYVYQTATANGKRVQALGGAKNHMIVLPDADLDLAADAAINAGFGSAGERCMAISALLAVGDIAEDLVAKIAQRAAALRTGDGLRGCDMGPLVTAQHRDKVAGYIDAGEASGATVVVDGRNIAADAEGDGFFVGPTLFDNVTPDMSIYQDEIFGPVLSVVRVDTYEQALNLINSNPYGNGTAIFTNDGGAARRFENEVEVGMVGINVPVPVPMAYYSFGGWKNSLFGDTHAHGTEGVGFFTRGKAVTSRWLDPSHGGINLGFPQNA from the coding sequence TTGAACATCATCGAGCACTGGATCAACGGCAGCTACGTCCCGGTCGGCGACCACACCGCTCCGGTCACCAATCCTGCCACCGGCAAGGTCACGGGACAGGTGGCGCTGGCCACCAGCGAGGAATGCGATGCAGCCGTGGCAGCTGCCAAGGCGGCGTTTCCTGCCTGGCGGGACACCTCCCTTGCCCGCCGCACCCAGATCCTTTTCGCCTTCCGGGAGCTGCTCAATTCCCGGAAGGGCGAGCTCGCAGCCATCATCACCTCGGAGCACGGCAAGGTCCTGGATGACGCGCTGGGGGAAGTAACGCGCGGCCAGGAGGTCGTTGAGTTCGCCTGCGGCATCCCGCACCTGCTCAAGGGCAGCTACACGGAGAACGCCTCCACCAGCGTCGATGTTCATTCCATCCGCCAGGCGCTTGGTCCCGTAGCCATCATCAGCCCCTTCAATTTCCCGGCCATGGTGCCCATGTGGTTCTTCCCGCTCGCCATCGCGGCCGGCAACACAGTGATCATCAAGCCGAGCGAAAAGGACCCCACGGCCGTCAACTGGATGGCGGAACTCTGGAAGGAAGCGGGCCTTCCAGCCGGCGTCTTCAACGTCCTGCACGGCGACAAAGTCGCCGTTGACGGCCTGCTGAACCACCCCGATGTCAAGGCCGTATCCTTCGTCGGCTCCACGCCGATCGCCAAATACGTTTACCAGACCGCTACGGCCAACGGGAAGCGCGTCCAGGCCCTCGGCGGCGCAAAGAACCACATGATTGTCCTCCCTGACGCGGACCTTGACCTGGCCGCGGACGCCGCGATCAACGCGGGCTTCGGTTCCGCCGGAGAGCGCTGCATGGCCATCTCCGCCCTCCTGGCCGTGGGGGACATCGCCGAAGACCTCGTCGCAAAGATCGCCCAGCGCGCCGCGGCACTTCGCACCGGCGACGGACTGCGCGGCTGCGACATGGGCCCGCTCGTCACCGCCCAGCACCGCGACAAAGTGGCCGGCTACATCGACGCCGGCGAAGCATCCGGTGCCACAGTCGTCGTCGACGGCCGGAACATCGCCGCGGACGCCGAAGGCGACGGCTTCTTCGTGGGCCCCACGCTCTTTGACAACGTGACGCCGGACATGTCCATCTACCAGGACGAGATCTTCGGCCCGGTCCTGTCCGTGGTCCGCGTGGACACCTATGAGCAGGCGCTCAACCTGATCAACAGCAACCCCTACGGGAACGGCACGGCAATCTTCACCAACGACGGCGGGGCAGCCCGGCGCTTCGAGAATGAAGTGGAAGTGGGCATGGTGGGAATCAACGTCCCGGTTCCCGTTCCCATGGCCTACTACTCTTTCGGCGGCTGGAAGAACTCGCTGTTCGGCGACACCCACGCGCACGGCACGGAAGGCGTCGGGTTCTTCACCCGCGGCAAGGCGGTCACGTCCCGTTGGCTGGACCCCAGCCACGGCGGCATCAACCTCGGCTTCCCGCAGAACGCGTAG
- a CDS encoding aspartate aminotransferase family protein: MTSTIESGPLPEIDSAKARRAYELDRKHVFHSWSAQDLLDPMVISAAEGSHVWDGDGNKYLDFSSQLVNTNIGHQHPAVVSAIAAQATKLCTIAPSYANDARSEAARLIAERTPGELDKVFFTNGGADANEHAVRMARLHTGRHKVLSAYRSYHGGTQLAVNLTGDPRRWSSDNGSTGTVHFFPPYLYRSAFHATTPEEESQRALAHLEQLISLEGPSTIAALILESIPGTAGIYVPPPGYFEGVRELCTRFGIVLIADEVMSGFGRTGKWFAVEHFNVVPDLLTFAKGVNSGYVPLGGVAISPEIAATFGQRAYPGGLTYSGHPLATAAAVATINAMEDERVVQHAATLGETVIRPALRGFAERHRSVGEVRGVGVFWAIELVRNRETREPLAPYGGSSPEMNKLVAACKSRGLLPFANFNRIHVVPPCNTSVADAKAGLAILDEVLEIADGFVA; this comes from the coding sequence ATGACCTCAACCATCGAGTCCGGACCGCTGCCCGAGATAGACAGTGCCAAGGCCAGGCGGGCCTACGAACTGGACCGCAAGCACGTCTTCCACTCCTGGTCCGCCCAGGACCTGCTCGATCCCATGGTTATTTCAGCTGCCGAGGGATCCCATGTCTGGGACGGCGACGGGAACAAATACCTGGACTTCTCCTCCCAGCTGGTGAACACCAACATCGGCCACCAGCACCCCGCCGTGGTATCCGCGATCGCTGCGCAGGCCACCAAGCTGTGCACGATCGCTCCCAGCTACGCCAACGATGCCCGCTCCGAGGCGGCCCGCCTCATCGCCGAACGGACGCCGGGGGAACTGGACAAGGTTTTCTTCACCAACGGCGGAGCCGATGCCAACGAACATGCAGTCCGCATGGCAAGGCTGCACACGGGCCGCCACAAGGTGCTCTCCGCCTACCGCTCCTACCATGGCGGCACTCAACTGGCGGTCAACCTCACCGGCGACCCCAGGCGCTGGTCCAGCGATAACGGCAGCACCGGAACGGTCCACTTCTTCCCGCCGTACCTGTACCGCTCGGCCTTCCACGCAACCACCCCGGAGGAGGAGAGCCAGCGTGCACTCGCCCACCTGGAACAGCTCATCAGCCTGGAGGGCCCGTCCACGATCGCAGCACTGATCCTGGAGTCCATTCCCGGAACGGCGGGCATTTACGTGCCCCCGCCGGGCTACTTCGAGGGCGTCCGTGAGCTGTGCACCCGTTTCGGCATCGTCCTGATCGCGGACGAAGTGATGTCCGGTTTCGGCCGTACGGGCAAGTGGTTCGCGGTGGAACACTTCAACGTCGTGCCGGACCTGCTCACCTTCGCCAAGGGCGTCAATTCCGGCTATGTCCCCCTTGGCGGCGTGGCGATTAGTCCGGAGATCGCTGCCACGTTCGGGCAACGGGCCTATCCCGGCGGCCTGACCTATTCCGGCCATCCACTGGCTACAGCGGCTGCCGTGGCCACTATTAACGCCATGGAGGATGAGCGGGTGGTCCAGCATGCAGCCACCTTGGGTGAGACGGTGATCAGGCCGGCGCTTCGCGGTTTTGCTGAGCGGCACCGGTCTGTCGGTGAAGTCAGGGGCGTCGGCGTGTTCTGGGCCATCGAGCTCGTCCGGAACCGGGAAACCCGGGAACCGCTGGCACCATACGGCGGCTCCAGCCCGGAAATGAATAAACTCGTTGCCGCCTGCAAGTCGCGGGGCCTGCTGCCGTTCGCCAACTTCAACCGCATCCATGTGGTGCCGCCCTGCAACACGAGCGTTGCAGACGCCAAAGCCGGGCTGGCCATCCTGGACGAGGTGCTGGAGATCGCAGACGGCTTCGTAGCCTGA
- a CDS encoding penicillin-binding transpeptidase domain-containing protein, whose product MGKSTKLSVAVAVLILGTPLAACDDGRSGAETAVQQFAAGLSSLDVGTVAFEGKDAAAANDQLRSVFAALDPQKPAVEPGEVTLDGDNASAPLDYTWKFGEAEWKYTVQAKFRKSGDKWLAVWDPATLAPGLADSEILSKGSQSPQRADILGAGDVPLVTYRPVVNVGIDKPQLVGADPADSAARLAALVGVDAAGYVQQVQASGAEAFVSAITLREEGRTITDEQIAAIPGARAIPASVPLAPSRTFARAVLGTVGEATAEQIDASGGALTAGDMTGIGGLQQQYDEQLRGTDAVVIRAQRADLTREQIQSAATDPRRVLFEVAPTPGTPLKTTIDPRLQSLAESTLQGVAPASAIVALRPSSGAVLAVASGQGSNGYNTAMLGQYAPGSIFKMVDSLAMFRNGLTPDSKVECTPTLTVDGRTFKNAEGYPEGSLGSVSLRDAFAHSCNTAFIAARDTVSQGQLEAAALAMGIAVEAPSLGAEAFLGSVPGEAAGTEHAASMIGQGKVLLSPLAAAMMAGSVAKGAPVSPQLVVNPDGGAPSAGTTSGSTAPAAQPSATATAEAPVTASGEPITAAEAASLADMMRAVVTSGHAGFLSSVPGAPVGAKTGTAEFGNENPPKTHAWIVAVHGDLAVAVFVEDGGLGATTSGPLLKEFLTAAG is encoded by the coding sequence ATGGGGAAATCAACAAAACTTTCTGTGGCCGTCGCTGTGCTGATTCTGGGAACGCCGCTGGCGGCCTGCGATGACGGCAGAAGCGGGGCCGAAACGGCAGTACAACAGTTCGCCGCAGGCCTTTCGTCACTGGACGTGGGGACCGTGGCCTTTGAGGGCAAAGACGCGGCAGCTGCTAATGACCAGCTGAGAAGCGTGTTTGCGGCACTGGACCCACAGAAGCCGGCGGTTGAACCGGGTGAAGTAACCCTTGACGGTGACAATGCCTCCGCGCCGCTGGACTACACGTGGAAATTCGGTGAGGCGGAGTGGAAGTACACAGTCCAGGCAAAGTTCAGGAAGTCCGGGGACAAGTGGCTGGCGGTCTGGGACCCCGCCACGCTGGCACCCGGCCTCGCCGACAGCGAGATCCTGTCCAAGGGCTCCCAGTCCCCGCAGCGTGCGGACATCCTCGGAGCCGGTGATGTCCCGCTGGTCACGTACAGGCCGGTGGTGAACGTCGGTATTGACAAGCCCCAGCTGGTGGGTGCCGATCCCGCAGACTCGGCCGCCAGGCTCGCCGCCCTCGTCGGCGTTGACGCCGCCGGCTATGTCCAGCAGGTGCAGGCCTCCGGCGCCGAAGCCTTCGTTTCCGCGATCACCCTGCGGGAAGAGGGCCGGACCATCACCGACGAGCAGATTGCCGCCATTCCCGGTGCCCGCGCCATTCCCGCCTCGGTGCCCCTGGCGCCCAGCCGGACCTTCGCGCGTGCCGTCCTCGGTACGGTCGGCGAGGCCACCGCCGAGCAGATTGACGCCTCTGGCGGCGCGCTGACCGCGGGGGACATGACCGGCATCGGCGGGCTGCAGCAGCAGTACGACGAACAGCTCCGGGGGACGGACGCCGTCGTGATCCGTGCCCAGCGCGCGGACCTGACCCGCGAACAAATCCAATCGGCGGCAACAGACCCCCGGCGGGTGCTCTTCGAAGTGGCGCCCACGCCGGGAACGCCGCTGAAGACAACGATCGACCCGAGGCTGCAGTCGCTGGCCGAAAGCACCCTGCAAGGCGTCGCTCCGGCCTCCGCCATCGTGGCGCTGCGCCCTTCCAGCGGCGCCGTCCTGGCCGTGGCATCGGGCCAGGGAAGCAACGGCTACAACACCGCCATGCTGGGCCAGTACGCGCCCGGATCGATCTTCAAGATGGTGGACTCCCTGGCGATGTTCCGCAACGGCTTGACCCCTGACTCCAAGGTTGAATGCACACCCACGCTGACAGTGGACGGGCGGACCTTCAAGAACGCCGAAGGCTACCCGGAGGGCTCCCTCGGCTCCGTTAGCCTGCGCGACGCTTTCGCGCACTCGTGCAACACGGCGTTCATCGCCGCCAGGGACACCGTGTCGCAGGGACAGCTCGAGGCAGCCGCCCTGGCCATGGGCATCGCCGTCGAAGCACCTTCACTGGGGGCCGAAGCGTTCCTCGGTTCCGTTCCGGGCGAGGCGGCCGGGACGGAACACGCCGCCTCCATGATTGGCCAGGGCAAGGTGCTGCTCTCGCCGTTGGCAGCGGCCATGATGGCCGGCTCCGTGGCCAAGGGTGCCCCCGTCTCGCCCCAGCTGGTGGTGAATCCCGACGGCGGCGCCCCATCGGCCGGGACAACGAGCGGTTCCACGGCACCCGCCGCCCAGCCTTCGGCCACTGCAACGGCTGAGGCTCCTGTGACGGCCTCAGGCGAGCCGATCACGGCAGCGGAGGCCGCCTCCTTGGCGGACATGATGCGTGCCGTGGTCACCTCCGGGCATGCCGGCTTCCTTTCGAGCGTTCCCGGCGCTCCCGTGGGGGCCAAGACCGGCACGGCGGAATTCGGCAACGAGAATCCCCCGAAGACGCATGCCTGGATCGTGGCTGTCCACGGCGACCTGGCCGTGGCCGTCTTCGTGGAGGATGGCGGGTTGGGCGCGACCACCTCGGGACCGCTGCTGAAGGAGTTCCTCACCGCCGCCGGGTAG